In the genome of Pseudomonas protegens, one region contains:
- a CDS encoding AAA family ATPase — protein MQRVMIVGQPGSGKSTLARELGQRTGLPVVHIDTIHWQPGWIERSPEEKTRLCLDVEAQDRWIFEGSHSATWDNRVARADLLIWIDRSATLRFFRVLRRTLLQRGQSRPDLSENCPEMLANLPEFFRFMWRTKNSAREKMQQLVATAPSTCRVVCLPSNRDIGIFLANIGSSTVPVPRG, from the coding sequence ATGCAACGGGTGATGATTGTTGGTCAACCTGGATCAGGCAAAAGCACTTTGGCGCGTGAGCTTGGTCAGCGCACGGGCTTGCCGGTCGTCCATATCGACACTATCCACTGGCAGCCAGGATGGATAGAACGAAGCCCGGAAGAGAAAACCCGGCTATGTCTCGATGTAGAGGCTCAAGATCGCTGGATATTCGAAGGTAGCCATTCAGCCACTTGGGACAACCGAGTGGCCCGTGCAGATCTTTTGATATGGATTGATCGTTCGGCGACGCTTCGATTCTTCCGCGTACTGCGCAGAACACTGCTCCAACGCGGTCAGTCTCGGCCCGACTTGTCGGAAAACTGCCCGGAAATGCTGGCGAACCTGCCAGAGTTTTTCAGATTCATGTGGCGGACGAAAAATTCAGCGCGAGAAAAGATGCAGCAACTTGTGGCAACAGCGCCATCCACTTGCCGCGTGGTTTGTCTGCCGTCCAATCGGGATATAGGAATTTTTCTCGCGAATATTGGAAGTTCGACTGTCCCAGTTCCGCGAGGTTGA
- a CDS encoding cupin domain-containing protein, with the protein MDTGTRLKLVRESYKLSQRELARRSGVTNATISLIEQNRVSPSVSSLKKLLEGIPMSLADFFTFDQPPREHQYVFRANEQPDLGRDGLRLLMIGAPVANRQMRFLREQYAPGASSGEEAIVHAEGEECGLVVRGTVELTVDGQVSVLNPGDGYYFPTTLPHSFRNIGQDEAEIISANTPANF; encoded by the coding sequence ATGGACACGGGCACCCGACTCAAACTCGTTCGCGAAAGCTACAAACTCTCCCAGCGCGAGCTGGCCCGCCGTAGCGGCGTGACCAACGCCACCATCTCCCTGATCGAACAGAACCGCGTCAGCCCGTCCGTCAGCTCCCTGAAAAAGCTGCTGGAAGGCATCCCCATGTCCCTGGCCGACTTCTTCACCTTCGACCAGCCACCCCGCGAGCACCAATACGTGTTCCGCGCCAACGAACAGCCCGACCTGGGCCGCGACGGCCTGCGCCTGCTGATGATCGGCGCCCCGGTGGCCAACCGGCAGATGCGCTTTCTGCGCGAGCAATACGCCCCCGGCGCCAGCTCCGGCGAAGAAGCCATCGTGCATGCCGAAGGCGAGGAGTGCGGGCTGGTTGTTCGCGGCACCGTGGAGTTGACGGTGGATGGGCAAGTCAGCGTGCTCAACCCGGGGGATGGCTATTACTTTCCGACCACCTTGCCTCATAGCTTTCGCAACATTGGGCAGGATGAGGCGGAAATCATCAGCGCCAACACCCCGGCGAACTTTTGA
- a CDS encoding NAD(P)/FAD-dependent oxidoreductase, with translation MQTYVNSYYAATRNQTTDYPQLDELVECDVCVIGAGYTGLSSALFLAEAGYSVTVLEAAKVGFGASGRNGGQLVNSYSRDVDVIEERYGEKSAEVLGSMIFEGADIIRQRIQHYDIQCDYRPGGIFAALNNKQLKGLAEQKRNWERLGNHNLKLLDKAQIDREVGTKNYIGGLLDMQGGHIHPLNLALGEASAIIGLGGKIFEQSAAVEITYGEPNVVRTAKGVVRAKYLLIAGNAYLQQDLDPRVTRKSMPCGSQIVVTEQLPEQLARSLISNNYCVEDCNYLLDYFRLTGDNRLLYGGGVVYGAREPDDIDQLIRPKILKTFPQLKDVKIDYRWTGNFLLTMSRMPQFGRIEKNAYYMQGYSGHGVTCSHLAGKLIAEMIRGDAERFNAFASLPHMPMIGGRTFQAPLTAMGAAYYALRDRFGI, from the coding sequence ATGCAAACCTACGTGAACAGCTACTACGCGGCGACCCGCAACCAGACCACCGACTACCCGCAACTCGACGAGTTGGTGGAGTGCGACGTCTGCGTGATCGGCGCCGGTTACACCGGCCTGTCCTCGGCCTTGTTCCTGGCGGAAGCCGGCTACAGCGTCACCGTGCTGGAGGCGGCCAAGGTCGGCTTCGGCGCCAGCGGGCGCAACGGCGGGCAACTGGTCAACTCCTACAGCCGCGATGTGGACGTGATCGAAGAACGCTACGGCGAAAAAAGCGCCGAAGTGCTCGGCAGCATGATCTTCGAAGGCGCCGACATCATCCGTCAGCGCATCCAGCACTACGACATCCAGTGCGACTACCGCCCCGGTGGCATTTTCGCCGCCCTGAACAACAAGCAGCTCAAGGGCCTGGCGGAACAGAAACGCAACTGGGAACGCCTGGGCAACCACAACCTGAAGCTGCTCGACAAGGCGCAGATCGACCGCGAAGTCGGCACCAAGAACTACATCGGCGGCCTGCTGGACATGCAGGGCGGCCACATCCATCCGCTGAACCTGGCCCTGGGCGAAGCCAGCGCCATCATCGGCCTGGGCGGCAAGATTTTCGAACAGTCGGCGGCGGTGGAAATCACCTACGGCGAACCCAACGTGGTGCGTACCGCCAAGGGCGTGGTGCGCGCCAAATACCTGCTGATCGCCGGCAACGCCTACCTGCAGCAGGACCTCGACCCCCGCGTGACCCGCAAGAGCATGCCCTGCGGTTCGCAGATCGTGGTCACCGAGCAGTTGCCGGAACAACTGGCCCGCAGCCTGATCAGCAACAACTACTGCGTGGAAGACTGCAACTACCTCTTGGACTACTTCCGCCTCACCGGCGACAACCGCCTGCTGTACGGCGGTGGCGTGGTCTACGGCGCCCGTGAACCGGATGACATCGACCAGCTGATCCGGCCGAAGATCCTCAAGACCTTCCCCCAGCTCAAGGACGTGAAGATCGACTACCGCTGGACCGGCAATTTCCTCTTGACCATGTCGCGCATGCCGCAATTTGGCCGGATCGAAAAGAACGCCTACTACATGCAGGGCTACAGCGGCCACGGCGTCACCTGTTCGCACCTGGCGGGCAAGCTGATTGCCGAAATGATCCGCGGCGACGCCGAACGCTTCAACGCCTTCGCCTCCTTGCCGCACATGCCGATGATCGGCGGGCGCACCTTCCAGGCCCCGCTGACCGCCATGGGCGCCGCGTACTACGCCCTGCGCGACCGCTTCGGCATCTGA
- a CDS encoding aldehyde dehydrogenase, with protein MTKSRSDWEQHFQSLSLEGRAFIDGQYCAAASGATFECLSPVDGRFLANVASTDQADADRAVAVARQAFNSGVWSGKAPAERKRILIRFAELILEHQEELALLETLDMGKPIGDSMSIDIPATANAIRWNAEAIDKLYDEVAATPHDQLGLVTREPAGVVAAIVPWNFPLIMASWKFAPALAMGNSFILKPSEKSPLTAIRIAQLALDAGIPKGVFNVLPGYGHTVGKALALHMDVDVLAFTGSTAVGKQLLVYSGESNMKRVWLEAGGKSPNVVFADAPDLRAAAEAAAAAIAFNQGEVCTAGSRLLVERSIREQFIPLLVEALKGWKPGHALDPETRVGAVVDQRQLENVLRYIEIGKEQGGQLLAGGVRTLESTGGLYVEPTIFDGVTNAMTIAREEIFGPVLSVISFDTEEEALQIANDSIFGLAAGVWTANLSRAHRFARGLRAGSVWVNQYDGGDMTAPFGGFKQSGNGRDKSLHAFDKYTELKATWIKL; from the coding sequence ATGACTAAATCCCGCAGCGACTGGGAGCAGCACTTCCAGTCCCTCAGCCTTGAAGGCCGTGCCTTTATCGACGGCCAGTACTGCGCCGCCGCCAGCGGTGCCACCTTTGAATGCCTGAGCCCGGTGGACGGGCGCTTCCTGGCCAACGTCGCCAGCACCGATCAGGCCGATGCCGATCGTGCCGTGGCGGTGGCGCGCCAGGCGTTCAACAGTGGCGTCTGGTCGGGCAAGGCCCCGGCCGAGCGCAAGCGCATCCTGATTCGCTTCGCCGAGCTGATCCTTGAGCACCAGGAAGAACTGGCGCTCCTGGAAACCCTGGACATGGGCAAGCCGATCGGCGACTCCATGAGCATCGACATTCCGGCCACGGCCAACGCCATCCGCTGGAACGCCGAAGCCATCGACAAGCTCTACGACGAAGTGGCGGCCACCCCTCACGACCAGCTGGGCCTGGTGACCCGGGAACCGGCAGGCGTGGTGGCGGCCATCGTGCCGTGGAACTTCCCGCTGATCATGGCCAGCTGGAAGTTCGCCCCGGCCCTGGCGATGGGCAACTCGTTCATCCTCAAGCCCTCGGAAAAGTCGCCGCTGACCGCGATCCGCATCGCCCAGCTGGCCCTGGACGCCGGTATCCCCAAAGGCGTGTTCAACGTCCTGCCAGGTTATGGCCACACCGTCGGCAAGGCCCTGGCCCTGCATATGGATGTGGACGTGCTGGCCTTCACCGGCTCCACCGCCGTGGGCAAGCAACTGTTGGTGTATTCCGGCGAAAGCAACATGAAGCGGGTGTGGCTGGAAGCCGGTGGCAAGAGCCCCAACGTGGTGTTTGCCGACGCTCCGGACTTGCGCGCCGCGGCCGAAGCGGCGGCTGCGGCCATCGCCTTCAACCAGGGCGAAGTCTGCACCGCCGGTTCGCGCTTGCTGGTGGAACGCTCGATCCGCGAGCAGTTCATCCCGCTGCTGGTGGAGGCCCTCAAGGGTTGGAAACCGGGCCATGCCCTCGATCCGGAAACCCGGGTCGGCGCGGTGGTGGACCAGCGCCAACTGGAGAACGTGCTGCGCTACATCGAGATCGGCAAGGAGCAGGGCGGGCAACTGCTGGCCGGTGGTGTACGCACTCTGGAGAGCACTGGTGGCCTGTATGTCGAGCCGACGATCTTCGACGGCGTGACCAACGCCATGACCATCGCCCGGGAAGAGATCTTCGGTCCGGTGCTGTCGGTGATCAGCTTCGATACCGAAGAAGAGGCGCTGCAGATCGCCAACGACAGCATCTTCGGCCTGGCGGCCGGGGTCTGGACCGCCAACCTCAGCCGCGCCCACCGTTTTGCCCGTGGCCTGCGCGCCGGCAGTGTGTGGGTCAACCAGTACGACGGTGGCGACATGACCGCGCCGTTCGGCGGCTTCAAACAGTCCGGCAACGGTCGCGACAAGTCGTTGCACGCCTTCGACAAATACACCGAGCTCAAAGCGACCTGGATCAAGCTCTAA
- a CDS encoding glutamine synthetase family protein — translation MSVPPRAIQLNEANAFLKKHPEVLYVDLLIADMNGVVRGKRIERTALHKVYEKGINLPASLFALDINGSTVESTGLGLDIGDADRICYPIPGTLSVEPWQKRPTAQLLMTMHEIEGQPFFADPREVLRQVVSKFDELGLTICAAFELEFYLIDQDNVNGRPQSPRSPISGKRPQSTQVYLIDDLDEYVDCLQDILEGAKEQGIPADAIVKESAPAQFEVNLHHVSDPIKACDYAVLLKRLVKNIAYDHEMDTTFMAKPYPGQAGNGLHVHISILDKQGNNIFASEDPETNDALRHAIGGVLQTLPEQMAFLCPNVNSYRRFGAQFYVPNSPTWGIDNRTVAVRVPTGSADSVRIEHRVAGADANPYLLMASVLSGIHHGLTNKIEPGPAMEGNAYEQSEPSLPTNLRDALRVLDDSEVMAKYIDPMYIDVFVACKESELAEFENSISDLEYNWYLHTV, via the coding sequence ATGTCGGTCCCCCCGCGTGCCATTCAACTCAATGAAGCCAATGCCTTCCTGAAAAAACACCCCGAGGTTCTCTACGTCGATCTGCTGATTGCAGACATGAACGGTGTGGTGCGCGGCAAGCGCATCGAGCGCACCGCGCTGCACAAGGTCTACGAGAAGGGCATCAACCTGCCCGCCTCGCTGTTTGCCCTGGATATCAACGGTTCCACGGTGGAAAGCACCGGCCTGGGCCTGGACATCGGCGATGCCGACCGCATCTGCTACCCGATCCCCGGCACCCTGAGCGTCGAGCCCTGGCAGAAGCGCCCCACCGCGCAACTGCTGATGACCATGCACGAGATCGAAGGCCAGCCGTTCTTCGCCGACCCCCGCGAAGTGCTGCGCCAGGTGGTGAGCAAGTTCGACGAGCTGGGCCTGACCATCTGCGCGGCCTTCGAGCTGGAGTTCTACCTGATCGACCAGGACAACGTGAACGGCCGCCCGCAGTCGCCGCGCTCGCCGATCTCCGGCAAGCGTCCGCAATCGACCCAGGTCTACCTGATCGATGATCTGGACGAATACGTCGATTGCCTGCAAGACATCCTCGAAGGCGCGAAAGAGCAGGGCATCCCGGCCGACGCCATCGTCAAGGAAAGCGCCCCGGCGCAGTTCGAAGTCAACCTGCACCACGTCAGCGACCCGATCAAAGCCTGCGACTACGCGGTATTGCTCAAGCGCCTGGTGAAGAACATCGCCTACGACCATGAAATGGACACCACCTTCATGGCCAAGCCCTACCCGGGCCAGGCGGGCAACGGCCTGCACGTGCACATCTCGATCCTCGACAAACAGGGCAACAACATCTTCGCCAGCGAAGACCCGGAAACCAACGACGCCCTGCGCCACGCCATCGGCGGCGTGCTGCAAACCCTGCCCGAGCAGATGGCCTTCCTGTGCCCCAACGTCAACTCCTACCGCCGCTTCGGCGCGCAGTTCTACGTGCCCAACTCGCCGACCTGGGGCATCGACAACCGCACCGTGGCCGTGCGCGTGCCCACCGGTTCGGCGGACTCGGTGCGTATCGAGCACCGGGTGGCTGGCGCCGACGCCAACCCCTACCTGCTGATGGCCTCGGTGTTGTCGGGCATCCATCACGGCCTGACCAACAAGATCGAGCCCGGCCCGGCGATGGAAGGCAACGCCTACGAACAGAGCGAGCCGAGCCTGCCGACCAACCTGCGCGATGCCCTGCGGGTGCTGGACGACAGCGAAGTGATGGCCAAGTACATCGACCCGATGTACATCGACGTGTTTGTCGCCTGTAAGGAAAGCGAGTTGGCGGAGTTCGAAAACTCCATCTCCGACCTGGAATACAACTGGTACCTGCACACGGTCTGA
- a CDS encoding gamma-glutamyl-gamma-aminobutyrate hydrolase family protein, which produces MAFKPLIGVTACVKEIGLHPYHVSGDKYLRAVSVAAEGLPLIIPSLADLIDIDDLLHNMDGLLFTGSPSNVEPFHYQGPPSAPGTAHDPQRDATTLPLLRAAIAAGVPVLGICRGFQEMNVAFGGSLHQKVHELPGYMDHREADDPRIEVQYAPAHPVAIQPGGVFEAMGLAGEIQVNSIHSQGVDRLAPGLRVEAVAPDGLIEALSVEHSKAFAFGVQWHPEWQVLSNPAYLRIFQAFGDACRQRAAQRR; this is translated from the coding sequence ATGGCATTCAAGCCATTGATCGGCGTTACTGCGTGCGTCAAAGAGATCGGCCTGCACCCCTACCACGTCAGCGGCGACAAGTACCTGCGTGCTGTCAGCGTCGCGGCCGAGGGCCTGCCCCTGATCATTCCTTCCCTGGCGGATCTGATCGATATCGACGATCTGCTGCACAACATGGACGGGCTGCTGTTTACCGGCTCGCCCTCCAATGTCGAACCCTTCCATTACCAGGGCCCGCCCAGCGCGCCGGGCACCGCCCACGACCCGCAACGCGATGCCACCACCCTGCCCCTGCTGCGCGCGGCGATTGCCGCCGGCGTGCCGGTGCTCGGCATCTGCCGCGGCTTCCAGGAAATGAACGTGGCCTTCGGCGGCAGCCTGCACCAGAAGGTGCATGAACTGCCGGGCTACATGGACCACCGCGAAGCCGACGACCCGCGCATCGAAGTGCAGTACGCCCCGGCCCACCCGGTGGCGATCCAGCCCGGCGGCGTTTTCGAAGCCATGGGCCTGGCCGGCGAGATCCAGGTCAACTCGATCCACAGCCAGGGCGTCGACCGCCTGGCCCCCGGCCTGCGGGTCGAGGCCGTGGCCCCGGATGGCCTGATCGAGGCGCTGTCGGTGGAACACAGCAAGGCCTTTGCCTTCGGCGTGCAGTGGCACCCGGAATGGCAGGTGCTGTCGAACCCGGCCTACCTGCGGATCTTCCAGGCCTTTGGCGACGCCTGCCGGCAACGGGCCGCGCAACGGCGCTAA
- the potA gene encoding polyamine ABC transporter ATP-binding protein, with amino-acid sequence MANASSTYRKALEGTPSPQKVLVKIDRVTKKFDETVAVDDVSLEIHQGEIFALLGGSGSGKSTLLRMLAGFERPTEGRILLDGVDITDMPPYERPINMMFQSYALFPHMTVAQNIAFGLKQDRLPPAEIEARVEEMLKLVHMTQYARRKPHQLSGGQRQRVALARSLAKRPKLLLLDEPMGALDKKLRSQMQLELVEIIERVGVTCVMVTHDQEEAMTMAQRIAIMHLGWIAQTGSPVDIYEAPVSRLVCEFIGNVNAFDGTVTEDLEGYAIIDCPDLEQQIYVGHGVSTSVQDKSVTYAIRPEKMLVTTLKPDARYNWSKGKVHDIAYLGGHSVFYVELPGGKIVQSFMANAERRGARPTWDDQVYVWWEDDSGVVLRA; translated from the coding sequence ATGGCAAACGCCTCCAGCACTTACCGCAAGGCCCTCGAAGGCACCCCGAGCCCGCAGAAGGTCCTGGTCAAGATCGACCGCGTGACCAAGAAGTTCGATGAAACCGTGGCCGTGGACGATGTGTCCCTGGAGATCCACCAGGGCGAGATCTTCGCCCTGCTGGGCGGTTCCGGCTCCGGCAAATCCACCCTGCTGCGCATGCTCGCCGGCTTCGAACGCCCCACCGAAGGCCGCATCCTGCTGGATGGCGTGGACATCACCGACATGCCGCCCTATGAGCGGCCGATCAACATGATGTTCCAGTCCTACGCCCTGTTTCCCCACATGACCGTGGCCCAGAACATCGCCTTCGGCCTCAAGCAGGACCGCCTGCCACCCGCCGAGATCGAGGCCCGGGTCGAGGAAATGCTCAAGCTGGTGCACATGACCCAGTACGCCCGGCGCAAGCCGCACCAGCTCTCCGGTGGCCAGCGCCAGCGCGTGGCCCTGGCCCGCTCCCTGGCCAAGCGCCCCAAGCTGCTGTTGCTGGACGAACCCATGGGCGCCCTGGACAAGAAGCTGCGCTCGCAGATGCAGCTGGAACTGGTGGAAATCATCGAGCGCGTGGGTGTGACCTGCGTGATGGTGACCCACGACCAGGAAGAGGCCATGACCATGGCCCAGCGCATCGCCATCATGCACCTGGGCTGGATCGCCCAGACCGGCAGCCCGGTGGACATCTACGAGGCGCCGGTGAGCCGCCTGGTGTGCGAGTTCATCGGCAACGTCAACGCCTTCGACGGCACCGTCACCGAAGACCTGGAAGGCTACGCGATCATCGACTGCCCGGACCTTGAGCAGCAGATCTACGTTGGCCACGGGGTCAGCACCTCGGTGCAGGACAAGTCGGTGACCTACGCCATCCGCCCGGAAAAGATGCTGGTCACCACCCTCAAGCCCGACGCCCGCTACAACTGGTCCAAGGGCAAGGTGCACGACATCGCCTACCTGGGCGGCCACTCGGTGTTCTACGTTGAGCTGCCCGGCGGCAAGATCGTCCAGTCGTTCATGGCCAACGCCGAGCGCCGT